From one Bifidobacterium sp. WK012_4_13 genomic stretch:
- a CDS encoding excinuclease ABC subunit UvrA: protein MTESNESGGSGIPSAIEIRGARNHNLNSVSLSVPLHRLVGIAGVSGSGKSSLALGILYAEGSRRYLDALSTYTRRRMTQAARSQVDSVRYIPPALALRQRPGIGGVRSTFGTSTELLNVLRLMFSRLASHRCPNGHYNKPTLNVAAEIPFNCEVCGAAMHAPSAEELAFNSLGACPKCQGTGIVREIDDSTIVPDETMTIDEGAVVPWRTFGFNVQPAIVREFGVRIDVPWNQLTKREKDIVFNGPEEKKHITFTSVKGVHELDFTFRNARLTVLDELRRANDEKRLAKVSKFVVERRCPACDGTRLSDAARAPRIEGSGLAEVTSWPLLKVQGWVQTVPALLPEDMRAMADDLVEAFMLMSRRLVQLGLGYLSLDRSSASLSTGERQRAQLSRAVRNETTGVLYVLDEPSTGLHPSNVEGLMGVMRDLLADGNSVVLVDHDVGVLRNVDHLIEMGPGAGRLGGRVISQGTPSEVAASPSSRIGGFLNGSEPVLCRVRNPSHLHDRECVHMTTSPLHTVHALDVRMPKGRMTAVTGVSGSGKTTMVLESLVPGLQAIADGEKLPEHVRELEHAGITRVRVVDSTPIGINVRSTVATYTGIMGMLRRAFAATDDSRELGYGPSDFSYNTGSLRCAQCDGTGQISLDVQFLPDVTITCPACGGSRYRDDIDKVHLHLGADRQEPGCTLPQLLDMGVDELAESFAARPIVDDHVSDALLRRIRKALGTLEDLGLGYVKLGEDTPSLSGGEAQRLKLANELGKRHASTMFVLDEPTTGLHPLDVRTLLAVLQRLVDKGATVVFVEHDLDMIANADYVIDMGPGGGEAGGRIVATGTPEEIAANPRSVTGTYLRRHLAASPSNAEER, encoded by the coding sequence ATGACAGAATCGAACGAATCTGGTGGGAGCGGCATTCCATCCGCGATTGAGATACGAGGCGCTCGCAACCATAATCTGAACAGCGTCAGTCTTTCGGTTCCCCTTCACCGACTTGTCGGAATCGCTGGGGTGTCGGGTTCTGGGAAATCGTCGTTGGCTCTGGGCATCCTCTACGCGGAGGGGTCGAGACGGTATCTCGATGCCCTGTCGACCTATACGCGCAGAAGGATGACGCAGGCCGCGAGGTCTCAGGTGGATTCCGTCAGATATATTCCCCCGGCTTTGGCTCTGCGGCAGAGACCGGGCATCGGCGGCGTGAGGTCGACGTTCGGGACATCCACCGAGCTGCTGAACGTTTTGCGACTGATGTTTTCGCGTCTGGCATCGCATCGTTGCCCGAATGGACACTACAACAAGCCGACGCTGAATGTCGCCGCCGAGATTCCATTCAACTGCGAGGTGTGCGGTGCTGCCATGCACGCTCCGAGTGCAGAGGAGCTGGCATTCAACTCCCTGGGAGCCTGCCCGAAATGCCAGGGTACGGGAATCGTGCGGGAGATCGATGACTCCACGATTGTTCCCGACGAGACGATGACCATCGATGAAGGTGCGGTCGTTCCCTGGCGAACCTTCGGGTTCAACGTGCAGCCGGCCATCGTGCGTGAGTTCGGCGTTCGCATCGACGTGCCATGGAATCAGCTGACGAAGCGTGAAAAGGACATCGTCTTCAATGGTCCTGAAGAGAAGAAGCACATCACCTTCACTTCGGTGAAAGGCGTCCATGAATTGGATTTCACCTTCCGCAACGCACGGCTCACGGTTTTGGACGAGCTCAGGCGCGCCAATGACGAGAAGCGTCTGGCAAAGGTCTCAAAGTTTGTGGTTGAACGCCGATGCCCTGCCTGCGATGGAACAAGACTGTCTGATGCGGCCCGCGCACCTCGGATCGAGGGAAGCGGATTGGCGGAGGTGACTTCGTGGCCATTGCTGAAGGTGCAGGGATGGGTGCAGACGGTGCCCGCCCTTTTGCCGGAGGACATGCGTGCCATGGCGGATGACCTTGTCGAAGCCTTCATGCTGATGAGCAGAAGGCTTGTGCAGCTGGGACTTGGATACCTGTCCCTCGACCGCTCCAGTGCCTCGCTTTCAACCGGTGAGCGTCAGCGGGCGCAGCTCTCCAGGGCCGTGCGAAACGAGACCACAGGAGTGCTGTATGTGCTTGATGAGCCATCGACGGGCTTGCATCCCAGCAACGTCGAGGGATTGATGGGTGTGATGCGCGATTTGCTGGCAGATGGCAATTCGGTCGTTTTGGTAGATCATGATGTCGGCGTGCTCAGGAATGTCGACCACCTGATTGAAATGGGTCCGGGTGCGGGGAGACTTGGTGGAAGGGTCATCAGCCAAGGGACGCCGAGTGAAGTCGCCGCCAGTCCGAGTTCCCGAATCGGTGGCTTTCTGAACGGCTCAGAGCCAGTGCTGTGCCGTGTCCGAAATCCTTCTCATCTGCATGACCGGGAATGCGTGCATATGACAACCAGTCCGCTGCATACGGTGCATGCCTTGGATGTGCGGATGCCGAAGGGCAGGATGACTGCCGTGACCGGCGTATCGGGTTCCGGCAAGACCACGATGGTGCTTGAATCGCTGGTTCCGGGCCTGCAGGCAATCGCTGATGGCGAGAAGCTGCCGGAGCATGTGCGTGAGCTGGAGCATGCGGGAATAACGCGCGTTCGCGTGGTCGATTCGACGCCTATCGGCATCAATGTGCGCTCGACGGTCGCGACCTATACGGGCATCATGGGTATGCTGCGGCGTGCGTTCGCAGCAACCGATGATTCCCGCGAACTGGGATATGGACCTTCCGACTTCTCATACAACACTGGATCGCTGAGATGCGCGCAATGCGATGGCACAGGCCAGATAAGCCTCGACGTGCAATTCCTGCCGGACGTAACGATTACCTGCCCCGCGTGCGGCGGGTCGCGCTACAGGGATGACATCGATAAGGTCCATCTGCATCTTGGCGCGGACCGTCAGGAACCCGGATGCACCTTGCCTCAGCTGCTCGATATGGGCGTGGACGAGCTGGCGGAATCGTTCGCTGCTCGACCGATCGTGGATGACCATGTTTCCGATGCGCTCCTTCGCCGCATTCGCAAGGCTCTGGGCACGCTTGAGGACCTCGGTCTGGGCTATGTGAAGCTTGGGGAAGATACGCCATCGCTCTCCGGCGGAGAGGCCCAGCGGCTCAAGCTGGCCAATGAATTGGGCAAGAGGCACGCGAGCACGATGTTCGTGCTCGATGAACCGACGACAGGCCTGCACCCGCTCGATGTGCGCACGCTGCTGGCGGTGTTGCAGAGACTGGTCGACAAGGGGGCAACGGTCGTCTTCGTCGAACATGATCTTGACATGATTGCGAATGCGGATTATGTGATCGATATGGGACCTGGCGGCGGAGAGGCCGGCGGCCGCATCGTCGCAACCGGTACGCCCGAGGAGATAGCCGCAAATCCCCGGAGCGTCACGGGAACGTATCTTCGCAGGCATCTCGCAGCCAGCCCATCCAATGCCGAGGAGCGATGA